From the genome of Leptospira saintgironsiae, one region includes:
- the pstB gene encoding phosphate ABC transporter ATP-binding protein PstB: MKDTKVKIKSRHFNFFYGENQALHDISLEINAKKVTAFIGPSGCGKSTFLRSINRMNDVIDSSKVNGKLEIDGINIYDPLMNVVELRKRVGMVFQKSFPFPKSIYENIAYGLKLNGGVSKDEMDHIVEESLRKSALWKEVKDRLNDSALGLSGGQQQRLCIARAIAMNPEVILMDEPCSALDPISTKKVEEFISEFKDSYTIVIVTHNMQQAARVSDYTGFFYMGRLVEFDTTKKMFHDPSKKETEDYISGKFG, from the coding sequence ATGAAAGATACAAAAGTAAAAATAAAATCCCGCCATTTCAATTTTTTCTACGGTGAAAACCAAGCGTTGCATGATATCTCTTTAGAAATCAATGCAAAGAAGGTCACTGCGTTCATCGGACCTTCTGGTTGTGGTAAATCCACTTTTTTAAGATCAATCAATCGTATGAACGACGTGATCGACAGTTCTAAAGTGAATGGTAAACTGGAAATAGATGGGATCAATATTTATGATCCTCTCATGAACGTTGTGGAACTTAGAAAAAGGGTCGGAATGGTTTTCCAAAAGTCCTTCCCTTTTCCTAAATCTATTTATGAGAATATCGCTTACGGTTTAAAACTGAACGGCGGTGTCTCTAAAGACGAGATGGACCATATTGTCGAAGAAAGTTTGAGAAAATCCGCACTTTGGAAAGAAGTTAAGGACAGATTGAACGATAGCGCTCTTGGACTTTCCGGCGGACAACAGCAAAGGTTATGTATTGCAAGAGCAATCGCAATGAATCCAGAAGTGATCTTAATGGATGAACCTTGTTCAGCATTGGATCCAATCTCTACTAAAAAGGTAGAAGAGTTTATCTCTGAATTTAAGGATTCTTATACCATCGTGATCGTGACACATAATATGCAGCAAGCTGCAAGGGTAAGCGATTATACCGGCTTCTTCTATATGGGTCGCTTAGTGGAATTCGATACGACTAAAAAGATGTTCCATGATCCTTCCAAAAAGGAAACGGAAGATTATATTTCTGGAAAATTCGGCTGA